In the Desulfosporosinus acidiphilus SJ4 genome, GCGGACTTAAGTTTTTGTACGGCTTTTTTCATAAAAGGCGCATCTTTGGCGGCAAACATCATGGCGCCCCCACCGATGAGAACGCCGAAACGGAACTCTGCGTCCAGATGTTGGCTGAAACTCTTGATAATTCTGACAGCCTCTAGATTTATTTCCGGTTCGGGAAACCCACAATTAACAATAGTATATATTTTTACATTTTTTTTGGCGATCCCGCTGGAAGTGTAATAATTATGGTAATCAACTAAAAATCGAGTTAACATGCCTGGCATGCAAAAATAGTAAAGAGGAAATGAAATAATGATGATATCAGCTCTGGCAAGCGTTTCAAAATCTTCCGTAAGGTTATGGGTTAAGAAGCTTTTTCTGACGTCTATAAATGTTTTACTAAACAGATCAGAATTAATTTCGCTTCCCGCCATTTCCAGGAATTTTCTGGAGACTGATTGTTCGTTGATTTTAGGGCTGGCGCTGACTAAAACGACATTCTTCACAGCAGTCCACCTAACCTTCCAAGTTCCATTTTATTTAAGGCCATGATTGTGTTTTCAGTTGGTTCTTGATAGATCAGGACTTCAATACTTCTGCGGTGTTTTTTTGTTACATCGATGAAAAGTTGTTTATCCTCTTCGGAAGTCTCCTCTCCGTAACCGATGATAATCTGACCGGGGTAGGTATCATATCGAGGTGGATGCATCGTAGAACCATCAGGTCTTGTTTCGAAAAATGGCAACATATTTGGTAAACCTCTATCAATAACATTTTTGAAAGTTGGGCTGAACTGCCCAAAGATGATTGGGCTGAGATAAATAACTACGTCGCTGTTCATTATACTTCGGTTGATTTGGGTCATCCGGTCGTTGATAACACATTCCCCAGGTTTTTTGATCCAGCAACCAAAGCAACCCTTACAAAAGGTCAGGTTTTCCGCACTCAGTTCCATCAACTCTAACTCAAACCCTTTTTGTTTCAAGAACTTACCCGTTAAATCATTTAGACCTTGATAGGTTCTGGTCATATATTCCTGATCCGAAATCAATAAGGCTTTCATTAAATTCACTCCCTATCGAATTATGTTTACAGTGTCAACATAATAATAGCACGCAATGTTTACAATGTAAACATTATATTATCTTGTGGTATAATAGAGTTATGTTTGTTGAGAGGAAGTATAGTGAGTGTCAAACGAAAATTATCATCATGAAAATTTGAAGGCGGAATTGATCAAAAAAGGTTTAAAGCTTTTGGATGGAGAAGGGTATGAAAACTTTTCGTTGCGCAAGGTGGCGAAAGCCTGCGGTGTAAGCCACACCGCACCGTACAGGCATTTTGATAGTAAGGACGATCTAATCATGGCAATTGCTGTCGAAGCTCAGCATAAATTTAACCAATGCCTTGTGGAAGCTGTTAATAAATATCCGAACGATAATAAAAGCCAGCTTAAAGAAATGGGTTACTCTTATGTGAGGTTCTTTGTTGAAAATCCGGAATATTTACGACTTTTTTTCCTAAGTGATTTCGCAAATAATATTAAAAAGATTAATCACGTAACATGTATAAAAGATGATCAACCTTTCAATACGTTTTATGAGGCGATCGAACGCTGCCAAGCGGAGATTCAAAACAGAGAGGCTGACAGCGTTGACCTAAATGCATTGGCATTGTCCTGCTGGGGTTTGGTGCACGGTATGGCCATCTTAATTGCCAAAAAGGATTTTCCTTATGATGGTGATTATCTGGAACTTGTCAGAAAGATACTTTGGGGCGGAACGTTCCTGAACTTATAGAAGGTTAGCCGGTCAGGAACGTATTATTAAAGATATTGATTATTCTAACCCGGGTGCAGTGAGAGGAGAAATTTACGGAGCGTTTATGGACGCTCTTTTTTGCGTTCTTATTGCAGGAAAAATAGGATAATTGTGGAATTAGTACGACATGATGAAATGCCAAATGAAGCACTCTGGGAGCTGAAGTCAGATATTTCTGACGACTATTATGAGATGTTCTGTTTTCAAGGACTTACTAAGGTTTGAGTGAATTGAGTTAAAGAAAGAAGAGAGGTGAGTGATGTGGTAACACGTTAAGAAACTCGTCCGCATATTCTGATAGGGAGGAGTAGACAGGTATGAGACCCCGGGGAGTCAGGGGATATACTCCTAATTATATTTAGGAAGAAGGGTGAAAAATGAAATTTGGCAGGAAACCGTTTATCCCCAATGAAAAAGATCTACTCTACCGCAATTATCGAAGAACAGCACTACCACCTATCCCACCTTCTTTCGGACACCAAAACTTAATAAGTGACTGGGGGCTGCTTGGTAACGATACTGTTGGAGATTGCGTTATTGCAGGAGCTGACCACGAAACAATGCTTTGGACAGCGGAAGGAAGTGTAGAGGCATCCTTTACCGCAGCAAATGCCATGAGCGATTATAGTGCGATAACTGGATATAACCCTAATGATCCCAATACCGACCAGGGAACAGAGGTTAGGACTGCTTTGCAATATCGCCAAAAGACTGGAATGATTGATGCAGGTGGTAATAGGCACAAGATTGCAGTTTATTTGTTATTAGACCACTCGAATCTGTTGAATGAATTGCTTGAAGCCGTATATCTTTTTAGTGCTGTCGGTATTGGTATTAATTTTCCTGACAGTGCTATGGAGCAGTTTAACAATGGTCAACCATGGAGCGTGGTACAGGGTTCTCAAATTGAAGGGGGTCACTATGTTCCTGTGGTTGGATATGATGGCTCATATATTTATTGTGTAACTTGGGGACGAGTACAGAAAATGACGGTTGATTTTTTAAAAACTTACTGTGAGGAAGCCTGGGCTATACTTAGTCAGGAGTTTCTCAATGGTAAGGGAGTATCACCAGAAGGGTTTGATTTTGCACAGCTACAGGCGGATTTAGCAGCCATCACCGGTACGCCAATACCGGCACCTGTCTCTTTGAGTTCAATTTCCCTTTTGCCAACAACCTTAAACCTTATGGCTGAACAATCCGGAACAATTTCCGTTGCGGCACATTATTCAGATGGCAGCTCAAAAGACGTTTCGCAGTTAGTAACCTATAGTACCGCTGCCACTGACGCCTTATCTTTCCAGGGAAACACAATCACCTCATTGCAGAATGTTTCTGATCAATATAATGTCACTGTAAGCTATCAAGGTATTGATACTGCGCTCGTCGTTAAAGTTAGTACGAATCCGAATCCAAAGCAAACGTACGATTTGAAAGTATGTAATTTGGAGAGGGCAAAGGCTGATGCCCTGATGACTTTTTTAAGAATTATTGGATTTACGGTGGTCGAAGAACTACAGTAATCGGAGAACTTCAGATTTAAGAAGCTATGAAAAGGCCCTAAATTCAAGGGCCTTAACTTTTTGTTAAAGGTTCAGCTTTTGGGGAAATGAAAACTCAGCGCATTGGCAATCCTTCGGCAATCTTTCGGAGCGGGAATGAGTGGCGGTTGACTGTGGTAGACCCGAAATCAGTAACTGGCAAGAGATAGAGACCTAGAGACTGTGAGAGTAGGTTTAAGGTATGAGAGTAGTTGGAGGCAGTAGTTTAGAGTCCTAGTAGTATTCGGGCTTCTGAGGGACTAGCTACTGGGCGCTCTAAGCTTTGGGCAAGGGAAACTAAACGCTCTACGAGAGGTGTATTTCCCTCTGCGAGAACTCCTTTGCGATAATAAATGTTGTCCTCAAATCCGGTGCGAACATGTCCGCCAAGAATAATGCCGAGAGTGTTCATGGGTAGTTGATGTTTGCCGATACCGGAAATGGTCCAAGTTGAAGCAGGAGGGATTAGATCAAGAAGAAAGAGAAGATTTTTCGCGGTTGCGGGCATTCCTCCGGGAACTCCTAAGACAAAATTGAAGTGAATAGGTTCATGAAGCAGGCCTAACTCTCTGAGATTTAAGGCGTTTTGGATCATTCCCGCTTCAAAGACTTCAATTTCCGGTTTTACGTGATAGTTTTGGCAAGCGAGGGCAAATTCGCGCACCATCGGTAAAGGATTACTGAAAACATCCTCTCCGAAGTTTACACTTCCTGTACTTAAAGAAGCCATTTCCGGCGCCAAGGTGACAGGTTGAATTCGTTCCTCAGCAGTCATCCCAGCCGCTCCTCCGGTGGATACCTGAATGATGAGATCTGTTTCGGCTTGAATATAGTCAACTGCCTCTGCGAAAAGTTCTTTATTTTGAGTTGGATTGCCGATGGAGTCACGCATGTGCAGATGGACGATGGAAGCGCCCGCAGCCCATGCTTTTTTTGCTTCGTCAGCAATTTCGCGCGGCGAAAGGGGAAGGAAGGGTGTTTGTTTACGTGTTACTTCAGCGCCGACGAGAGCGGCGGTAATAATGAGCTTTTCCATAGTTATCTCATTACCTCCTCAAAATTGCAGTGAACATAGCGATGACTGAGGCATCATCCGTTGGTTGGCGCATGACTGCCTCAGCCTGACAGCGGTCTTCATGTGTCATAGCCTCTTCAGGGTTAGGAACGCTGAGGTGGGGAAAAACGCTGTTTATCTTTAGGAACCATGCAGGTGCCTGTGGCTCGGCAGACGAGAACGGGTTCGCTAAGAATTTCGGCAGCGGAGTCACTTCCGGGGAGGGGAGAGATCACCTTTTTCGCTTCAAAGCGCATCTTGCGCGATGTGTTTCCGTAGTCGGTAATGACCCCTGTCGCTTCGATATAATCTCCGGCGAAGACGGGGGCCAGAAACTCGATATTGTCGTAGGCTACAAAGAGACCTTCATCTCCATCTGTATAAATGAGTAATTCGGTAGCCACATCTCCAAAAAGGGCGAGCATATGCGCCCCGTCCACTAAACCACCGCCATAGTGGGCATCCGCGGAACTAATGCGCAAACGAAGTTTGCTTTCGTACATAGTTATCACTCCTCGTATCATTAATTTACTTCCTGCCCCACGAGTCCAAAAAACTAACGGAACGTGGGGTATATTGAAAAACCTCAGGTTAACTGCGAGCCAGTACTCTATCCAGAATAAAGCTTGCAACATCCTCGGCATAGGTACCTGTTCCGAATCCGGCATCATAGCCTAGTTCTTTAGCGAGTTCATAGTTGATCCTTGGTCCTCCGGCAATCAGAAGGTAGCGTGTGCGCAGTCCTTCAAGTTCAAGAAGTTCAACCATGCGGGTTAGATTGCGGAGATGGATGTCTTTCTGGGTAACCACTTGAGAGATTAGGATGGCATCCGCGGAGACTTCGTGAGCTTTCATAAGTAATTCTTCACAAGAGACCTGTGCCCCAAGATTGAAAGCGTTTATTTCGTGGTAACTTTCCAGCCCTTTATGCCCGTTATAGCCTTTCATATTCATAATCGCATCGATTCCGACTGTATGGGCGTCACTTTCGATGCAGGCCCCTACTACGACGAGTTTGCGGCCCAGCTGAGTGCGGATACGCTTTTCTATTTCTGGCTTTTCGAGATGCTCATGTGAAAGCTTGGGGACTTCAATTTCACTGAAATCGACACTGACAGGAGAACGTGCATAAAGTACAAAGAAGCTAAAGCCTTCTCCCAGATCAACAGTGTGCACGATTTTCGGGTCTTGAAAACCACTTTTCAGCGCCCATCGCCGAACAGCTTCTTGTGCTTCTTCACCAAAAGGGACGGGTAAGGTTAAGGACAGTTGGACGATGCCATCGTCAAGGGTATCTCCATAGGGACGAACTTGAGATAGATCAAGTTTTGACATCAAGATCACCTTCTTTGAGGGGGGTTACTGCAAACTTATTAGAACCCATGAAATCGTTGGAATAATCAGGACTACAGCTGTCTTGGGAATCATGAGCGTTCCGGGGATCGTGAAGGTTTTGAAAGCCCGTGAGGTTGGAGTTGAGAAGAGTATTAAAGGGATTTAAGTACTGAGGATGTTTACGGAAAACACCGTCGAGTCCCCGACCTCCTGTTGGTTTTCTGGAGATATCGGCAAACATCCCTTCTTCAAGGGCAGCGAAAAGACCTTTCTTTTGAATTTCTTCCAGCATGTCAACGGCCTTTTGCAGGGTGGATTGTGCCC is a window encoding:
- a CDS encoding NAD(P)H-dependent oxidoreductase — protein: MKNVVLVSASPKINEQSVSRKFLEMAGSEINSDLFSKTFIDVRKSFLTHNLTEDFETLARADIIIISFPLYYFCMPGMLTRFLVDYHNYYTSSGIAKKNVKIYTIVNCGFPEPEINLEAVRIIKSFSQHLDAEFRFGVLIGGGAMMFAAKDAPFMKKAVQKLKSAFSSMAADIQHKNSTTTDSIYIGVNFPFSRHLYFFMGNKGWITMAHKNKLHKKDLYKKPYQLNE
- a CDS encoding TetR/AcrR family transcriptional regulator is translated as MSNENYHHENLKAELIKKGLKLLDGEGYENFSLRKVAKACGVSHTAPYRHFDSKDDLIMAIAVEAQHKFNQCLVEAVNKYPNDNKSQLKEMGYSYVRFFVENPEYLRLFFLSDFANNIKKINHVTCIKDDQPFNTFYEAIERCQAEIQNREADSVDLNALALSCWGLVHGMAILIAKKDFPYDGDYLELVRKILWGGTFLNL
- a CDS encoding OAM dimerization domain-containing protein; amino-acid sequence: MSKLDLSQVRPYGDTLDDGIVQLSLTLPVPFGEEAQEAVRRWALKSGFQDPKIVHTVDLGEGFSFFVLYARSPVSVDFSEIEVPKLSHEHLEKPEIEKRIRTQLGRKLVVVGACIESDAHTVGIDAIMNMKGYNGHKGLESYHEINAFNLGAQVSCEELLMKAHEVSADAILISQVVTQKDIHLRNLTRMVELLELEGLRTRYLLIAGGPRINYELAKELGYDAGFGTGTYAEDVASFILDRVLARS
- a CDS encoding 3-keto-5-aminohexanoate cleavage protein, coding for MEKLIITAALVGAEVTRKQTPFLPLSPREIADEAKKAWAAGASIVHLHMRDSIGNPTQNKELFAEAVDYIQAETDLIIQVSTGGAAGMTAEERIQPVTLAPEMASLSTGSVNFGEDVFSNPLPMVREFALACQNYHVKPEIEVFEAGMIQNALNLRELGLLHEPIHFNFVLGVPGGMPATAKNLLFLLDLIPPASTWTISGIGKHQLPMNTLGIILGGHVRTGFEDNIYYRKGVLAEGNTPLVERLVSLAQSLERPVASPSEARILLGL
- a CDS encoding hotdog fold domain-containing protein — protein: MYESKLRLRISSADAHYGGGLVDGAHMLALFGDVATELLIYTDGDEGLFVAYDNIEFLAPVFAGDYIEATGVITDYGNTSRKMRFEAKKVISPLPGSDSAAEILSEPVLVCRATGTCMVPKDKQRFSPPQRS
- a CDS encoding flavodoxin family protein, producing MKALLISDQEYMTRTYQGLNDLTGKFLKQKGFELELMELSAENLTFCKGCFGCWIKKPGECVINDRMTQINRSIMNSDVVIYLSPIIFGQFSPTFKNVIDRGLPNMLPFFETRPDGSTMHPPRYDTYPGQIIIGYGEETSEEDKQLFIDVTKKHRRSIEVLIYQEPTENTIMALNKMELGRLGGLL